The Arachis duranensis cultivar V14167 chromosome 9, aradu.V14167.gnm2.J7QH, whole genome shotgun sequence genomic sequence CTCCTCCATTGACAAAGAGTTGCGGCTTCTTGATGCTTTTCAGAAGGCCGATCCTCGAAATTTCCATGCTTGGAACTACCGAAGGTTTGAAATCCTgctcctttttctttgttcttttatgtGTTGCAATATGATTTTCTGATGTTGCTTATCGATATGAGAATACATGACAtagtaataatatatgaaaaatacAGAAGTCCTAGATCAGTATCAATATTGATAAACTGTTATtactttttaagaaaaaaatgttgTCTTCCTTAGTTCCTTTAGAGGATCTTAATTAATGAATGGTTCCTTATCTCACAACGACGCTAGTTCCATTCTCACTTCCTGTGAGAGAACCATTTTGGTGGGGTCCTAATCGATAAATACATCTGTAAATGCTCAAAGAACCTAAAGGCATACCCTAATCTTGATAGGATAACTGGTTCCTATTTATCTAAACTTCTATTCcgtaaatgaaaataaaaatgaaagaaaataattgaaaagCATTTATGCAAATTGAATTGATGcctcattttttatttgttaagaTTGGTGGTGCTTCTTTCAGGTTTGTTGCTGCGCTGATGAAAAGGCCAGATGAGGATGAGTTGAAGTACACGGAGGAAGTGATAGGTGCTAATTTTAGCAATTACTCTGCGTGGCATAATCGTAGGTATGATATAAGTATTTGTTActtgtaaaaattttaatctttataaacattatgtatatttttcttatattttttgaaGTATTTTATGTTCGCATTTTGTTAAAGGTTTTTTATTTCAGGGCTCATTTCAATTCTCCTAAACTCCATTCTTGCTCAGCTAATTTATAATTCTGTTTCGCTGGATAAAATGCGATTCTTGATGAATTTGTTTTATCTTTCATTCCCAATTGGGAAAATTTCAGCATCCTTTTGTCTAATTTGCTAAAGAGAAAGGCTGAAGGGTATTTCCCTAAAGAGAACGTTTTGGAAGGGGAATTTGAACTTGTCCACAATGCTATTTTTACTGATCCAGATGATCAAAGTGGCTGGTTTTATCATCTTTGGCTTATTGATCAAACAGTGAAAATTGATGCTCCTCTACTTGTTTCATCTTGGCCTTCCCATGGATTTAATATAACTCTACAGGGAAACAAATGTCTTCATGGTTCTGGTTTATCTGTGATAAATTCTACACTACCAAACACAGGGACACTCCcaattattctttatttcaATCAAGCTGTTGAAGGTGTCAATTCATCCACAGTAAATGTCAAATCCGAACTTTTAAGTGGGAATCTTGTTTGGAAACCGCTTTCAACAAACAACTCAAATAATGCTCAAGTTTGGGTCGCATATCTGgacattagaaatttggaggtccAACTTTCTAAAACTTATGTTGTAGAGATCAGCCTTGGTCATTCCAAGGGTATTGTATCCTCAAGTGGATATGATTATGGCCACCCTTCTCGTGTGACATTTGAACTCTGTATACAGACTGCCTATACAGAGCCTGTTGAGCAACAGGAGGGAAAAAGTAATTCATGGAAGGATGACGATTTTCAAAAGTTTGATCATCTTCAGGAATCGGAGCCCATTTGTTCTGCTGATCAAGTAACTAGTGAGATTGACCATATTCCTACAACTTCCGGTCGATGTGAGGAGGCAGTTGTTAATGAAATTAATCAATTTCGGGATTTGTTGTCAGAGATTGACTGGTAAGATTGATTCACTAATTGGATGATTTTGTGGTTTGAAATGTCACCTTCTAATTTCATTTTGATCCTTTTTACCCATTTTTCTTTCTAACATGCTTGCTGCATTTTGTAGTAAAATTGGAAAGCTTACACTTGCTAGACTGTTGACTGCTGTTGATTCCTTACCATCTTCACGTGCTAATAATATGGTTAATACTGAAGAAATTCTTCAACTTTATGACGATTTGATGAGGTTGGATCCAACACATTATCTTTATTACAAGGATGAGCATAGTCTAGTGCTACTTCGTCAGGTAATTGTTTTTCAAGTATTAAATATCCATGAAAGCATGCTTTGAAATTCCATCTACTTTTGTTAATAGATATGTGAATCTCAATGAATATGCATTACAAAGGAcaacaagaaggaaaaaatacCAAATAACTTGCATTTCACATTTCAGCATTAGTACTATACTATCAATTTTGTTCTTAAAATGGATAAATTTACTTTGATTATTCTTGCTCTAGTATAATTTATAATAGACCATACTCCAAATGTGTTTGATCAGCTTTAACTTAGGAAATGGTCAAGATGTTTCTCAAAATTGACTGAAATTAGGAAATCCAAGGGTTAATGTTCAAATTCGTCCCTGAAAGATCACGCGATCTTCATTTTCGTCCccgaatgatttttttaatcaaattagtccctgaaagataaaCTGTTAGTCAAATTAGTTCTTTCGTCAATCGGATGATGACATGTCACGTTAAGTGCCACGTGGCATGATGACGTGACACGCCACGTGGTAGGTCAGTAATACGTGGCACGCCACGTGACAggtcagtgacacgtggcatgccacgtgtcacttaacatataaaaaagttttctattagtcaaaataattcttgaaagtCCAGACATAAGTTATTTTCAtccttcaaattttaaaaattagtcaaactcgtccttatataatttttttataatattaaatttataatatttttttatactactaattttaatattattttttaaaccttaataaacaaaattctctttacataaaataataaaaataattaaatttttataaagttattttgtcatttgtattttaaaattttatattttcaaattgtaatttttatgtgaatttttttatttaaatgagtttatcaaattattgttgattatatatttaaaaatttaatattttaaattttactaaataatatagtaattattttaaattttaaatcttttaaattttttaaaattataatttttattattatttaatttatatagtaaAACTCAATAATTGAAAAACTGGTTTATGGAATCACTTTTTGAATCTTAatattctaatataattttttcaatatttcatttaaaacaaaaggaattttattttaatacgaagcatatctatttatataatGTACTAGTACGGAGTAGCCTGTGTTATGCATAGGTATAATGTTTACTATTTCATTTTATCTCATTGATttgtgaaattaaaagaaaaattatataatctatctcaaacatatgaaacacacaaaaatttattatgatgttTGCACGTATTACGCTTAAGAagcaatttatttataataataataataataataataataataattaaccaacaaatttttaatattttgtaaagTTTGGAATTGAAGCAAAATTTGTGGATCTTCTTGAATTTTGACTTTAAGTATCACTACCATTACCTCCTATATATAAGTAATACcgtaatggaaaaaaaaagatgtagtagaaaaaaaatagcggtataactttgtttaggttaacatacataaatttttattttgagcatataactttgtttaggttaataaatacatacatttcaattttgagtatatataaTTCCAGCAAAATGTAGTAATGTAACAAAAAaggttttagaatagaaaagaataagagagatttgagaagaattaaaagagagagataattttatgaagaaaaaataaaaaaaattatataaggactagtttgactaatttttaaaatttgaggaatgaaaatgacttacgtctgGACTTTAAAGGACTATTTTGACTAATAgaaaacttttttatatgtcAAGTGGCACGtagcatgccacgtgtcactgaccTGTCACGTGGCGTGCCACGTCATCATGTCACATGGCACTTAACGTGACACGTCATCATCCAATTGAcggaaggactaatttgactaacagtttatctttcagggactaatttgattaaaaaaatcattcggGGACGAAAATGAAGATCGCATGATCTTTCAGGGACGAATTTGAACATTAACCCGGAAATCCAATAGAAGATGTTTCCTCCTACGTCTGTTGGCTCATTTATTGATATCTGAAACTTTTTCTCTCCATTTCATCTTCCTGTTTGCATCAGCCCTCTGTTACTTCTCTATATTGATTCCAGTTTTGCATTCTTGGTCACCTCAACAGAAAATTGCAGTCTGGTGATAAGCTTGCCAAGAAACCCAATAGATAGTTTTTTTGTCCACtctttcttccttctatttattCCCAAAAGATGATCATCTGATTACTTAAAAGTCAAGTAGGTCTGCCTTCCCAAAACTGAACAGCTTGTATAACAGTCCGAATCCAAGCTTTCAACATTGCCATTAGGTGCCGGTTACCAAGTTTGACACTAACTATGATATATGTatattccatcattgttgtgacaGAGGAAAGCCAGAAGCTTAGGCTTTGAGAGCATAAAATTTCAGTTAATTGTTCTTTTGCAAATGGTCAGTTTTTTCAGTCACTCAAATAATTTTTCACTTTCTATTTTCGTCATTCTGCAGATAACTTCATCTAGGGATTCTTTACTACCATACtgccactacaagaaaaatgctaTAGAGGCATTTGCTGGCTATGTCTGTCTCCGACTGCAAAATCTTTCATTGTCACGAATGGGGTCAATTGAGAATTTATTATGGGTTCAGACTTTAGACCTTAGCCACAATCAACTTCGGTCAATTGAAGGTATAACTTTCAtgtatttattttcttctataacTTTCTAATAACTTAACATAGTCTTATTTTGTATTGCGTACAAAATCTGGTGAAAGAACAAAATGGAAACTTGATTCCATCTAGGATTCTTAAAGTTGAACCGTAAAGGTTATTTCTAGTCTCTGCTTGGATGGTGAAATGTATAAGATTTTATCCTTGGCGATGCACTTTCGATAATTATGCCTTCTCATNNNNNNNNNNNNNNNNNNNNNNNNNNNNNNNNNNNNNNNNNNNNNNNNNNNNNNNNNNNNNNNNNNNNNNNNNNNNNNNNNNNNNNNNNNNNNNNNNNNNNNNNNNNNNNNNNNNNNNNNNGGAAATAAAGTTATCAACAATCAACATACTGAATATTTTGACAGGATTGGAGGCAATGCAACTTCTATCTTGTTTGAATCTGAGTCACAATAAATTGGGTAGTTTTACTGCTTTGGGGCCTCTCAGATTGCTTAAGTCACTTAAAGTGCTAAATATCTCATACAATGAGATTGGATCACACTCTATTGACACAAGAAGGTACCTGTGTTCTTCTCCTTTGTCTCACACTGAAGAATTTGCATGGGACCAGTTTGAAATCTTTGCAGGCAGCATCGGCATTAGTGCAGCAACATTTTGGGAGCCTTTCTTGATATTTCAGAGTTTGAACTTGACAGAATTAGACATAAAAGGAAATCCGGTTGCTGATGAGAACTTCAGGTCATTTCTTGTCAAAGTCTTGCCTACACTCAAGTGGCTTGATGAAGAGGACTTATCTTGAACTGAGGTTTTTAATAAATGAATTATCATCTTTCTTCTCCAACAATGTAACATTTTCATCCAGATTATTCACAAATAGGGTATGCTTTTCCCTTGATAAATTGTAAGTTGTTTTTCCTCATGAGGTTTTTATAGTAAGTTCAATTGAACGAGTATAAAGGCAACTATTTCTTTCTTCTGTCATTTTTTCCCCCTTTTTCTGAACTGTATGCAGATACCTATTACCTGTTTTGGGGGCTACATTATCCATTACATCCTTTATGATTGAATAGACTTCTATTTCACTGCCCTAATCAAATcatgttaattatattttcCTGGTGCTTAAGCTAAGCACGTGCAAGCCTTTTTGGGTGCATTTGTTTGCAAGCATAAAACACGGAGACATGAGGTATagacaaaaatattgtattttgaaatattaaattaatgtattttatgACATTAGACagagatataatttattttttcttttgttgtcactattaatttttcataatattatatatattttaaattttgtataaaagaaaatataaggtaaattagactttttattgtttattatatcttatattcagtttattattaaacaaaacataaaaatcttttatttttttgtgtttatgCTTTGTGTGATTGTGTTTTGTTCTGTCATgtcatgtttttaaaatcatatacgGTCTTTgatcttttttgtttgttttgcatTTGCATGTTAATCTTGCATCGTTCACTTCTAAACCTACCCATTATTGTGAATTAAGCCGAATTAGAAATGTATAACATCTCTCTCAGTTTTCTATATGTCTTAAACTTAGCGTTATGTGTTCTATTTTCTTCCCTCTTTCCATATTCTCGTGGGCATGAGGTTCTCGAGAATtacacattaaaaaatatatatatttcccTAATGTAAAGAGTTAACGAAAAAAGAAATGCAATTGTTCCATGACGAATGATCAGATATTCAAAATCAAGGACGCACTGATTTTTAaggcttttaattttttaaaccttaaaccctaaactaaaaaaaacttGGTTAAAAGGTGGCACTAAAACAATATGTATATtccatgataatttttttttatatatttttctctatTAATTGTTCggaagtttttgtttttattttttcaaaatttaaaatttaaatttttatttaaattttcattaaaaaacaaaagtacTTCTTTTGGCAGACCAACCTGCTGGCCCACTCTATctgcccaaaaaaaaaagaagaaaaatttgacaTTTTTAACCGATTCAATTGGGTGGAAGATACTTATATCTGCTtgcaaatcaaaatttgatttggtaaatttttttaagaaggtAGTTTGCCAATGAGCCTTGGCTCTAGTGGCATCTCTCTCCCCTCCCCACCTCAAGGTCTAGGGTTCAAACCTTAGAAGATGCAATTGAGGAAAAAAAGTGATAAAAATGTGAGGAGTGTGTGGGTGTGTTGTGTACCTAGGATTGGGGGTTGTCCAATTCaccgacaaaaaaaaaaaaaatataataaacccAAGTTTGGTATGAAGTGATATTTCGGCAATTTACAACCAAATGTAGTGAAATATCAGAAACGATTTTTGTATTCCAACCTATTTCAAAATTATGCAATTGTGAGTTTAGTAACATCATGaaatgacataaaaaaatcatttaaaaacgAATAATGTTACACATTAAAGTCTCTTTTATGagttaaatttaatcaaattaaataataaaatttaaaataatattaactataattaattttttatatattagatcaatttagtaaatttaattaacaaaagaatCTAAATGTGTAATATTATTGTTTGAGAACCACAATGGTATGGGAAATGGATTTGATACGCCAATCAATTAGTAATAATTAGACGCCTTAActgaaaatattcaaaaagtTATTACCATTGTAActgaaaatcttagaaaagttATCAGTTATCACCATTGTAAGAGATTTTATATTTGTCAATTATCATGCATTGGAATTATAGATACAAACACGATGGTAGATACTATGATAAAGATGACGATGAAGTTACAACTTTCACATGTGGAGCTTCTTTCATCTTGAAAGGAGTTTAAGAATAGTCTTAAATGGGACTATCTCTCTATTTAAACAGTTccttattttgtttgttttgtctttgtttaatttatttcagtcaccaaaaattttttatcaattattacCCCTAATTGGCATCTAGCTGGCAATAGCATATCTGGTTGTCTCAAGTCTGAACTAACAATAAATTCGAAAtctaatttgaatatttgaattTCAAATGTAACACACCAATTCAAATTGAAATAATTTCCCTCTATTATTGCAGAAATTCAAATAATCTAAAGGAAGAACAAACTGGCAAAAAAAACAAACCTGGAATTCAACCTCATGTCCAAGACAGAACTTAATTCAtacttatttagttatttacaaACACCAAAAAGCCTCACTAATTACATaatcaaccaaaatcaaaaAGCATTGGGGATAACTAGAACTTAGACAATCTAATAGACcggaactaaaaaattaaaaaacctaTAGCAAAAATAGCATGGAATTCTAATAACATTTTAGCCAAATATATGATTAAGACACCAAAAAACTTAGCAGCACCATCTTAGAAGTGCCGAATTATTTGGgcagtgttttttttttaaggtgAAGTGGCTCCAATAAACGCCTTCTTCAATTCTGCACTGGCATCAGCTTCATTTGATTTTCCAGGAAAACCATTGAAATCAGAAGATTTCTTCTCACTCTTTCTGGGATCAGTATTCTTCCCTTTCATTCCATTCCTTCCAAATTCAAAACCTCCTCCTCCAGTGCCTGCAATTTCTCGCCGGAGATCCTCCACAGCGTTCCTCAGCAACCCGTTCTCAGCTTGAAGAACCTCCAGCTGCCTCTTCACCGTCAAACACGCCTCCGCCACATCCCCACTCGTCGGAAAACTCAATTCACCGTTCCCCTTCCCCTTTACATCCCTCAAATTGCCACCGCGGCCACCACCACCGTCAACAATATGCTCAATTCCAATCTTATCCATCACCAAAAACGGCACATTCCGAAACGCAAATCCACTTGTCGTTTTTCCCTCACCTACCTTCATCTCCGCAGGAACCCTAACTCCCCACCGAAACTTCAATGCTGCACGCCCCCTCACCGGCAGGGTCGTCCTCGCCGACACCTCCATGCCGGAGAACATCCCCGCAATCGCTCCGGCTGCCTGAGATCCCCCTCCCAAGATCGGAACCTTGCCGCCGCCGTATCCCCCAAAACCCCCAATCTCTGCCGCCACCTTCGCCGGCGAATCCACAACCTCAATCGAACCGTCGTCGTCAGAGCCAGCACCGCCGCCACCAACAACAACACCGCCGGCAAAACCTTTCTTATCGAAAATCGAGGACTGCGATTTCTTGAACGAGAAATCCCCAAATCGAGGTTTGAAATGAAGCATGAAAAGAGGGCTATTTACGTTGTTCCGGTTGCCGGTAAGGCGATTAGGTAGCAAGTTGAACTCGCAGCTCATGAGCATTGAGCTGGACAACGGGGAACCGAAGGGTCCGGTTCCAGTCTT encodes the following:
- the LOC107464700 gene encoding geranylgeranyl transferase type-2 subunit alpha 1; this encodes MHGRPRNALKEEDTAALSAKAEKLRSLQSHFLANHHNRIYTKEALEGNAKLLENNPEWHTAWNYRKLAVESFLSDSHSDPETVKSILDEELRVVENALRKNFKSYGAWYHRKWVLSKGHSSIDKELRLLDAFQKADPRNFHAWNYRRFVAALMKRPDEDELKYTEEVIGANFSNYSAWHNRSILLSNLLKRKAEGYFPKENVLEGEFELVHNAIFTDPDDQSGWFYHLWLIDQTVKIDAPLLVSSWPSHGFNITLQGNKCLHGSGLSVINSTLPNTGTLPIILYFNQAVEGVNSSTVNVKSELLSGNLVWKPLSTNNSNNAQVWVAYLDIRNLEVQLSKTYVVEISLGHSKGIVSSSGYDYGHPSRVTFELCIQTAYTEPVEQQEGKSNSWKDDDFQKFDHLQESEPICSADQVTSEIDHIPTTSGRCEEAVVNEINQFRDLLSEIDCKIGKLTLARLLTAVDSLPSSRANNMVNTEEILQLYDDLMRLDPTHYLYYKDEHSLVLLRQITSSRDSLLPYCHYKKNAIEAFAGYVCLRLQNLSLSRMGSIENLLWVQTLDLSHNQLRSIEGLEAMQLLSCLNLSHNKLGSFTALGPLRLLKSLKVLNISYNEIGSHSIDTRRYLCSSPLSHTEEFAWDQFEIFAGSIGISAATFWEPFLIFQSLNLTELDIKGNPVADENFRSFLVKVLPTLKWLDEEDLS
- the LOC107464701 gene encoding uncharacterized protein LOC107464701 — protein: MKASLKFREEQKPLLRAKVPLNILGMPFQSGIVAGDSKELTLNLGTFFDSGPSIRLSYRPNDSLNPFSLVVKTGTGPFGSPLSSSMLMSCEFNLLPNRLTGNRNNVNSPLFMLHFKPRFGDFSFKKSQSSIFDKKGFAGGVVVGGGGAGSDDDGSIEVVDSPAKVAAEIGGFGGYGGGKVPILGGGSQAAGAIAGMFSGMEVSARTTLPVRGRAALKFRWGVRVPAEMKVGEGKTTSGFAFRNVPFLVMDKIGIEHIVDGGGGRGGNLRDVKGKGNGELSFPTSGDVAEACLTVKRQLEVLQAENGLLRNAVEDLRREIAGTGGGGFEFGRNGMKGKNTDPRKSEKKSSDFNGFPGKSNEADASAELKKAFIGATSP